In Ananas comosus cultivar F153 linkage group 7, ASM154086v1, whole genome shotgun sequence, the sequence CTGAGCCCCTCCGGCATGTGCCGTATCATCTCGCACTCGTCCACGCCGCGCGTTGCGGCCCACCGCTGCCGCTCGTACAGCCGCACCCTCTGCTTCGTCTCCTTTGGCAACTTTCGACGCTTCATCCACCACTCCATGCTTCTCATCTTCAGGTGCAGTGCCTGCTTCTTCGATGTCGTAGAATTAAGGAACACCTGCATTGCATGCGATGCCGATACATAACTATTCTCTATCCTGTTTTCAGCGTttggaacatatatatatatgtagcactAGATATATAGGAATACCTTGATGTTCCCTATTAGCATTGTAACCAGGAGAAGCCCCGTCGTTACGACGATGATGTTGAAGATGATTTCGAGCAATTCAGTTGTGCTCACGAGGCCGCCGCCAAAGGTGCTGAAGTAAAAGCACATGGTACATAACAGAGCTGTTAAAATATCCAGTAATGGTAGTGATCATAGAAGTTAATAAgaggagtatatatatatatatagattgactTTCTAAGTTAAGTAGcctctttttttcaaaaaaactgTCCATTTCTGAAACTAGTCATATGATCAAAGTATtcaactaaaagaaaaaagtcaTGATCTTCTTTTTGCTTTCATTTTGGTTAAGTTGTGTATGTAAGCATTTTGTCACTAATTAAAGCTCATAGATTTGACTGTTTACTTGACACTGTAAATGAAAATTATCAGCAAAGAAGCTGCAACTAGAATAAACCTGAAAAAAGGAAACGAGATCTTAATTTAAAAGGTAAATATAACATCGCCTTACGTACGTACGTGATATTCATGAGGCCCCAGAAAATGGGCAGAAGCATTTTCTCGAGTCGGCTCGAGTTCGAAACGAGAAGAACGGTCCATTTGTAGGCACCATAGGCATAGTTATCTTGGCTATCTAAGCATACATTCCTCGCTTTCGTATTGTTAGCCCAAGCAACTATCTCACTAATATCTCCCCTCATGCTGTTGCTGTTTCTGGCAACACCATAGTATACAGGAATTGCACATCCTATTGTTTCAAGCGTGCAATTTTTCGCTTCGGTGCACATTTCATTGAGACACCTTGTAGCTCTCTGGATTCCCAGCAAGTACCAGCATGCACCAACCGCCTGTAATTAAACAGTAAcatttatagttttaattagtttatgaCCAACAagcattaattaatatattgacTAAATATAAGAAACGGTTCAATGATACATGATTATTGAATTAATTAATGCGAGGATTAGTAATTTAGGAGTACTTACATGGGCACCAACAAAGTAGGCAATCAGGTTAAGAGCAATGCCCCACCATATAGTCCGAAATATGCAGCCCGCGGAGCTCTGCAGCCGGCGCAGGACGCAGACCGAGTGGTATATTTTGGGCAGGTATTGGAAGACGAACACGACCAGGAACACCGTCATCACCGTCGTCGTCGATCCTCGTCGAATTAGGGCCGGAGTTACCGCCCATAAAACAACCTGAAAATGCACAATTATTGCATGGAAAGAAAATTACTGGTTTATATTTAGACCTTAGTacattttttttgaaacaaaatttggtataaatggaacacttatataaaaatattttaaaagtgtgttcctataatctaattctgttgtggTGCCAATATCAAACGGACGCTTAATGATAATGAATTTGGGTCCAAGGCAAACCCAAAAATGTAGCCTAATCATTTCGAGCCAGGTTTAATTGAGCTGGGCCATTCGTACTCGCGTCAGAGATCCTCACAGGCCTTGGTCAAAATCTGGCCCAAGTAAAGCCTATGTTATGTAGCACATGCACATGTCAGTGTAGACTtattgtttgtgtgtgtgtgtctctctctctctctctctctctctctctctgaggaGCATTTTATGGGAACAGCAATTAATGAACATGTATAAGCGAGACTGAGATTTGATCGACATGAGGAATCTTTACACAGTAAGTTTTGCCCCTGGAGAAAGGAGGGGGTATGGCTTCGAAAACAATGAAATGCATAGTTTGATGAGTTCGAtattttaagtataaaaatGTTTTGAAGTACGTTAGGTGCTTCTCGTAATTAATTCCATACCACGTCGCTACAACCACTTGTTGTACGACGTGGGCTTTTGAAATGTCTAATCAACCAAAGTTTTTGGACTGGCCTGATACGTCTGATACCTGAATGAATACATGAGTGTGATGGGGATGTTTTATTAATTACTTTAATCtccaaattaatacattttccCACGCTTACAAAATTATATTCCAGAGTAAGAAAACCGATGCGCTTCGGACATTTCAGATTAAAACTTGGAGCTCAAGAGGCCTGCGGGAGGAATATTACTTTTACAATAAGTAGAAAAATTAATCAGCTGTTCACTggattctctctttctctctttttttaaaaaaaattatcttaattTTGAGGCTGCGGTtatcatgattttttttctaaaagaaataaaatataaactatgAAAGCAAACAATTTCACGAATATTACTTAGACCAATTGCAACAACAAgtaatgaaattaattaattactaacaacgtacgtgtgtgtgtgtatatatatatatatattaatggtATGTTAAGGTGGTGATTAATTGGAGAAGCAAAATAAATGAATGAGAACGTCACCTGAGGCAATGGAAAGATGACGAAGAGATCGAAGAAGAACCCCTTATTCGATCGAAAGCAGTAGTTTGTGTTCTCCTTGCATGCCCGCGGAGATGATCTTCTGGGCCATCTCACGACCACCCTGCCTTTCCCCTTCCTCGCCCACATGTTGCAGGCGTGCACGGCGTCGGCCATGCACCGCAGCACCGTCACCGCCACCGCGAACCACCCGTCGACGTAGACGCACATCGCGGCCCTGCTGACGGAGAGCGCGTAGAAGAAGAGCGGGTCGATGAAGAGCCCCAGCGTGCACACGATGACGAAGGCGCGGTCCCACTCGTCGGCCCACCACGAGTAATGTGGGCAGACGCCGCCACCGCTAGCGATGTCGCCGTCGGGTGGGGGGTCGGCGGCAGCCTCTCGGTCGTCGTAGATGTCGATGTAGGAGCTGTATGTGGgcttgtcgtcgtcgtcgtcgtcgtcgtcggtggCCATCGCGGCGGTGGTGGTGCTTGAAGGAGGAGAAGCGGGGTCATGGAGTATATGATGGTGGATATAAGGATTTAAgcgcattattattattgttgttattattattatttgtgggACATATATGAGACTGCAGGTTCACACAGTAACCTAAATACATAAATGAGGGTTTAGTATGTTAGATAGTAGGAATCCAAAGGATAGTGTTGTAGGTCCTAAAATTTCTCATGCATTGAAGTTTGGGTACACTAGGAAGTACGTGTTTTAAATtggaaaaggaaaaattatggaaaagaTGCACGTATCcagctttatatttttttctgcgAGTAAATGCATCTACTAGTTTATTTGATTAGCatataatttttactatttaaacaGTGAAAAATGGCACCAACTAATTGAGTGCTTTATCTCTTCCCACGTGTTATAGCGACGAGCTTGCTAGCTTTGCGTCGTTGGTGTGTAGTGACGTACTCAACAGTGGCCTTACAACGGGGGGCCTTGTTTACCAATAGATACTTTGTATATAGCAAGAAGCTTCGCTGTCGAAAAACATCATTAAAGAAACTATATTTGCTCATCGCACAATTTTTGATAGATTACTTGAACACATAATATATAATTCCAATTTACACAATTAAGTGCATtcccctcttttcttttctttttccacgAACATAGACAATTTATCAGAACTACAGGTCATTTTTGTTCCACTGTCTAATTTTTTAGAACTTTAATTTTAGTAcagtttaattaaattatttgatgctttttttctatataaaatttaagttaattgtTTACTTTAAATATATAGCTGCATAAATTGTATTAAAATGTAGTGTAGAGCTATCATACTACCGAAAGTATAGAGGACTTGATGCTTCGACTTTTTGGCCCTTGAATTAAGGGTTGAATGGTTAAAGATGATTGTAGTCCCTCCGAATTAAGTGGtccctctagagttgagtggtccccacataataataatattaattcaaagattacaaatgataaaaaaagaaacgattaaaaaattaaaagcatcaGATTCTCTATGTTTcgaatagcatagtagctttacTCTTGAAATATATTAGTTAAACACgtaaagataaataacacaattaaattttaaatttaatgagtaactaattatttagataccaatattaaaaaataaaaaaatcaaataatcaaattaaaatgaaTGGTAGTTAAATTATGTcctttacatttattttttttccattttcagAATCACATCCACTAATAAACTTGGGTTTTGTAACTCTTGCATTATTTATTCAGATCTCGTACCTCTTTTGTCGATATTGGCGTTCTCTACTATTcgtagggcaccaaaatagaaaaaaaaaggaatccaATAAGCTCCATTATTTACCAAAAATAACAACATGCTACAAAAGCGTGCAACACATGCCCAACAAAGTGGGACGAAGCATGCTCTATATACCATCGCAGTTCTCTTTCTTTCAAGGATAATTGTCATAGAAAATAATAACCTTATGACATCTATATCTTCTCTTTCAAAGTGTCAAAGACAATATCCAAAGATACATATCTGGTAAAGATGTGTTTATTGAAACTTGAAAGTAAAAAGACGGAAAAAGTAAATctcaaaaaactcaaaattcacGTCGATACCTCGCTCGCCTTTGCAAGCAATAGATAAGGTCACACAAATTATACGTGGAAAAAATGATTtagtaataagaaaaaaaagaaacaataagGGGGTTAAAAGATCCAGGAAGTGATCCAATATGCAGGTAGTTTGTAAACTACCTTTGCAGGTCCGCAAACTCTCCTATGTAGAATGAATGGTTAAAGCTCTTGCTCAGCCCTTCATATGCAGCTCGAGTCCCTACCAAAGATGAACCGCTTCATCCAGTCGGATACCACCAGGAACCGTGTGCGCCAACTCACTTGCTTACTGATTTTTGAAAGATAAGTTTGAACATGAAAGCATGAGAATTATGAGCAAAAGCGTGCACAAATTCAAATGATGATTCGGAAGGTTTACCTTGCATACACAGAATACCATAGCCACTGGGTGCTGTGACCAATTGATATCCAATCTCCAGGTAGCTGCGCAGCTGTTTGCTCTCCACCTAACGGAGCAAATTGGCCAAAATGCTTATACCTAGAAAAATAGTGATAGTGATACAAACAATTAGACCTCTGTGATGCAATTCATATGACATATTCATATGACATAT encodes:
- the LOC109712383 gene encoding cyclic nucleotide-gated ion channel 4-like isoform X1, whose translation is MRLNPYIHHHILHDPASPPSSTTTAAMATDDDDDDDDKPTYSSYIDIYDDREAAADPPPDGDIASGGGVCPHYSWWADEWDRAFVIVCTLGLFIDPLFFYALSVSRAAMCVYVDGWFAVAVTVLRCMADAVHACNMWARKGKGRVVVRWPRRSSPRACKENTNYCFRSNKGFFFDLFVIFPLPQVVLWAVTPALIRRGSTTTVMTVFLVVFVFQYLPKIYHSVCVLRRLQSSAGCIFRTIWWGIALNLIAYFVGAHAVGACWYLLGIQRATRCLNEMCTEAKNCTLETIGCAIPVYYGVARNSNSMRGDISEIVAWANNTKARNVCLDSQDNYAYGAYKWTVLLVSNSSRLEKMLLPIFWGLMNITTFGGGLVSTTELLEIIFNIIVVTTGLLLVTMLIGNIKVFLNSTTSKKQALHLKMRSMEWWMKRRKLPKETKQRVRLYERQRWAATRGVDECEMIRHMPEGLRRDIKYHLCLDLVRQVPLFQHMDELVLENICDRVKSLIFPKGETVTREGDPVQRMLFIVRGHLQSSQILRDGVKSCCMLGPGNFSGDELLSWCLRRPFVERLPASSFTLVTLETTEAFSLEASDVKYVTQHFRYTFVTEKVRRSARYYSPGWRTWAAVAIQLAWRRYKQRASLASLSLVMRPRRPASSPGEDRLRHYAALLTSPKPIQDELS
- the LOC109712383 gene encoding cyclic nucleotide-gated ion channel 4-like isoform X2 is translated as MRLNPYIHHHILHDPASPPSSTTTAAMATDDDDDDDDKPTYSSYIDIYDDREAAADPPPDGDIASGGGVCPHYSWWADEWDRAFVIVCTLGLFIDPLFFYALSVSRAAMCVYVDGWFAVAVTVLRCMADAVHACNMWARKGKGRVVVRWPRRSSPRACKENTNYCFRSNKGFFFDLFVIFPLPQVVLWAVTPALIRRGSTTTVMTVFLVVFVFQYLPKIYHSVCVLRRLQSSAGCIFRTIWWGIALNLIAYFVGAHAVGACWYLLGIQRATRCLNEMCTEAKNCTLETIGCAIPVYYGVARNSNSMRGDISEIVAWANNTKARNVCLDSQDNYAYGAYKWTVLLVSNSSRLEKMLLPIFWGLMNITTFGGGLVSTTELLEIIFNIIVVTTGLLLVTMLIGNIKVFLNSTTSKKQALHLKMRSMEWWMKRRKLPKETKQRVRLYERQRWAATRGVDECEMIRHMPEGLRRDIKYHLCLDLVRQVPLFQHMDELVLENICDRVKSLIFPKGETVTREGDPVQRMLFIVRGHLQSSQILRDGVKSCCMLGPGNFSGDELLSWCLRRPFVERLPASSFTLVT